The DNA segment TTCGGCTGGCAGAAGAATGGCGTCCTGGCGCTCGCCAAGGGCACTGGTGCGCTGGAGAAGCGCTTTGCCGATCGCGGCATCACCGTGACCTGGGCTGAATTCTCTTCGGGCCCGCCGCTGCTGGAGGCGCTTGGCGCTGGCGCGATCGATTTTGGCCCGACCGGCGACGTGCCGCCGCTCTTTGCCCAGGCGGCAGGCGGCAACCTGCTCTATGCCGGCACCTATAAGGGGTCATCGGCCGGTTCGGCTATTCTCGTGCACAAGGATTCGCCATTTCAGACGGTCGCCGATCTCAAGGGCAAGCGCGTCGCCTTCAAGCGGGGCTCGAGCGCCCATAATTTTACCGTCAAGGCGCTGCGCAAATCTGGTCTTGGCATTACCGACATCGAGGCTGCCGATCTCTCGCCCTCGGATGCGGCCGCAGCCTTTGCCAGCCGGCAGATCGACGCATGGTCGATCTGGGATCCGTATTTTGCTGTGGCGGAAAAGGACCCGAACACGCGGGTGCTGACCACGGCCGAGGGGATCGTCGAATCCTGGAGCTACTTCCTCAGCAATGGCGACTTTGCCGCCGCCCATGGCGACGTGCTGGGCGACATTCTCGACGAACTGGCAAAGGTCGGGGCGGCCGCGCAGAACGATCTTGACGGGACGGTTGCGGCGCTTTCGAAGATCACCGGCGTGCCGGAGGAGATCCAGCGCGTGGTGCTGACGCGCAAGGATTTCAGTCTTGCGGATGTGTCCACGCTCGGCCCGGATGCGGCCGCCTACCAGCAGGCGCTGGCCGACGAGTTCTTCCAGCTGCAGATCATTCCGAAACAGCTGACGGTCAGCGATATCATCTGGAAGGGCCGGGCAAGCTGAGACGGCGCGCGGCCGTCAGCCACGCTCCGGCATCCCTGCCTCGGGTTTAATGCCGGGATTGATAGTGCTGATGCAGCAACCCGGCCTGCGCCGGGTCGAAAAAATCTTTTGATACAACGGCTTGGCTTGACTTGGTCATAGCAGATGCGTCCAAAATGACGACGATCCCTGGAGATTGCTTCTAACCGGTGCTTGAAGACGGGTGTTTGCGCCGTATGTCCTCCCGGGGCAGACGTATCGCGGCTGCCGTATTCCTGTTGATCTTCGGAAGGACAATTCCATGGCCGATCGTCTGAACGCTTCGTGCCGCTGCGGCGGTGTCAAATTTTCAATTCCGGTGGAATCCGCCGGAGTGTTCTGCTGTCATTGCGGCGATTGCCGCAAGGCGCATGGCAATTACATGGCGGTGATCGGTGCGCCGCGTGACGATGTCCAGTTCGAGGCCGACGGCACCCTGCAATGGTACGGCTATTCCGACAAGGCCAGGCGCGGGTTCTGCTCGACCTGCGGCAGCCGGCTTTTGAAGGACAATATCGGCACCGACCTCCTGATGGTCTCGGCCGGCGTCATCGATGGCGATACGGGCAAGAAGATCGTCAAGAACATCCTGACGGAGTTCAAGGGCGACTGGTACGAGCTGCCGGAGGTTCACGGCGCCTGAGCGCCGTCCTCAGCGCAGTCTTGCGATCACCAGATGACCTGCGATCGGCGCGCCTTCTTCCTTGCGCACGGTGATATCCGTGAGCTCGACGATATCGAAGCCGATCGCATCGAGCCTTTCGCGCACATAGGTTTCGGCATGGGCGAAACGCTGGTTCGGACCGACCATGAAGCTGCGGCCGGCAAAGGTGTCCGCAGGCAGGGTTTCGCTTGAGAAGATGAACAGGCCACCGGCATTCATATTCTCGGCGGCGCCGAAAAACAGGGCTTCGAGCGCGCCGAGATAGGGCAGCACGTCAGTCGCTGTAACGAGATCGAAGGGCTCATCGTCATTGTCCTCGAGAAAATCGACGACCTCGGCCACATAGAGCGTCTCGTAGACGTCCTTTTCATGGGCAATCTCGACCATGTTTTCCGACAGGTCGATGCCGGTAATATCCTCGGCCATGTCGCGCAGGGCGCTGCCGGTGAGGCCCGTGCCGCAACCGAGATCGAGCACGCGTGCAAACGGGCCGAGGTTGAGCGCCTGCAACCTTTGCCGCACCAGCATCGGCACGTGGTAGTCGAGCTGTTCGACCAGAACATCCTCGAACACATCGGCATGCTGATCAAAGAGCGTGGCGACATAGGCGTCGGGTGCCTTGTCGGGCGTCTCGCCGCGCCCCATCGAGGCAATCCGGACGGCAGCGCCGCCGTGATCGTCGGGGTCGATCGCCAGCACTTCTTCATAGGCTTTGACAGCCGCCTCGACGTCGCCGGACTTTTCCAAGGCGAGCGCGCGGTTATAGGCTTCGGCGAGGGCTTCTTCATCGATCTTCTGCATGGCGGCGTGTTTACGGCGCAGATCGGCGTTTGGCAATGAAAAACCCGCAAAGCAGGGCATTCTGGCGCTCAAAACACGTGCGCTGATGGCATGTGCAGGATTTCTTGATTGTGATCTTTGCTGGCTGCTGGTCTTATCGCGCCTCCATGGACATGAGGAGACGACAATGACGGATCAAAAGGTTGCAATCATCACGGCAGGCGGATCGGGCATGGGTGCCGTTTCGGCGCGCCGGCTGGCGGCGGAAGGGTATCATGTCGCCATCCTCTCCTCGTCCGGCAAGGGTGAAGCCCTGGCGCAGGAACTCGGCGGCATCGGTGTGACCGGCTCGAACCAGTCGAATGACGATCTGAAGCGTCTGGTGGATGCGGCCCATGACAAATGGGGCAGGGTGGATGCTCTGGTCAATTCCGCCGGCCACGGCCCGCGTGCCCCCGTGCTCGATCTGAGCGACGACGACTGGCACAAGGGCATGGAGGTCTATTTCCTCAATGTCGTGCGGCCCACCCGGCTGGTGACGCCGATCATGCTGGAGCAGAAATCCGGCAGCATCGTCAATATCTCCACCTATGCCACGTTCGAGCCCGACCCGCTGTTTCCCACATCCGGCGTTTTTCGCGCCGGGCTTACGGCGTTCACCAAGCTGTTTTCCGACAAATATGCCGGCGACAATATTCGAATGAACAACGTCCTGCCGGGCTTCATCGACAGCCTGCCTGCGACTGAAGAGCGGCGCCTGCGCATTCCCATGGGCCGTTACGGCACATCGGAAGAAGTGGCCGAGCTGGTGGCGCTTCTGGCGACCGACCGCGGCGGCTACATTACCGGCCAGAACATCCGCATCGACGGCGGCATCACCCGGTCGGTCTGATTGTACTCAGAGCGCGGGTTGTACTCAGGGCGCGGGGCGGGGGCATCAATTGATGATGAACTCGCCCTTGAGCGCCCGCCAGTCGGTGGCCGAAATCAGCCTGCGGTGGACATAGCGCACCGAGTGCAGCGGCCCTTCCAGCTTTTCCTGCCAGAATTTGAGAAAGCTCTTCATTTCCGGAAACTCCGGCGCCAGGTCGTAGTGCTGCCAGATATAGGTTTGCAGGAAAGCCGGATGATCGGGCATCCGGTATAGAATCTGGGCCGTCGTCAGGCCATAACCCTTGAGCTGCAGTTCCATTTCGTTCGTCATGCCGGACCTCATTTTGTTCAATGATGGTCCCTACGATTGAAGCATGGAAATGGTTAGCTGGATATTAACAATGCATCACGGGAAAACAAAATAACGTTCAAAATCAAGTGTTTGGCAGCATGGGTTGGAGAGTGCTGCCAAACGGTTCGTTGGTCTCACCGCTTCAA comes from the Pararhizobium qamdonense genome and includes:
- a CDS encoding class I SAM-dependent DNA methyltransferase, yielding MQKIDEEALAEAYNRALALEKSGDVEAAVKAYEEVLAIDPDDHGGAAVRIASMGRGETPDKAPDAYVATLFDQHADVFEDVLVEQLDYHVPMLVRQRLQALNLGPFARVLDLGCGTGLTGSALRDMAEDITGIDLSENMVEIAHEKDVYETLYVAEVVDFLEDNDDEPFDLVTATDVLPYLGALEALFFGAAENMNAGGLFIFSSETLPADTFAGRSFMVGPNQRFAHAETYVRERLDAIGFDIVELTDITVRKEEGAPIAGHLVIARLR
- a CDS encoding aliphatic sulfonate ABC transporter substrate-binding protein, with the protein product MFTRRQTLSLLSAAAAVAVLPSTRSVSAAEPLKELRFGWQKNGVLALAKGTGALEKRFADRGITVTWAEFSSGPPLLEALGAGAIDFGPTGDVPPLFAQAAGGNLLYAGTYKGSSAGSAILVHKDSPFQTVADLKGKRVAFKRGSSAHNFTVKALRKSGLGITDIEAADLSPSDAAAAFASRQIDAWSIWDPYFAVAEKDPNTRVLTTAEGIVESWSYFLSNGDFAAAHGDVLGDILDELAKVGAAAQNDLDGTVAALSKITGVPEEIQRVVLTRKDFSLADVSTLGPDAAAYQQALADEFFQLQIIPKQLTVSDIIWKGRAS
- a CDS encoding SDR family oxidoreductase, whose translation is MTDQKVAIITAGGSGMGAVSARRLAAEGYHVAILSSSGKGEALAQELGGIGVTGSNQSNDDLKRLVDAAHDKWGRVDALVNSAGHGPRAPVLDLSDDDWHKGMEVYFLNVVRPTRLVTPIMLEQKSGSIVNISTYATFEPDPLFPTSGVFRAGLTAFTKLFSDKYAGDNIRMNNVLPGFIDSLPATEERRLRIPMGRYGTSEEVAELVALLATDRGGYITGQNIRIDGGITRSV
- a CDS encoding GFA family protein codes for the protein MADRLNASCRCGGVKFSIPVESAGVFCCHCGDCRKAHGNYMAVIGAPRDDVQFEADGTLQWYGYSDKARRGFCSTCGSRLLKDNIGTDLLMVSAGVIDGDTGKKIVKNILTEFKGDWYELPEVHGA
- a CDS encoding usg protein — translated: MTNEMELQLKGYGLTTAQILYRMPDHPAFLQTYIWQHYDLAPEFPEMKSFLKFWQEKLEGPLHSVRYVHRRLISATDWRALKGEFIIN